The following are encoded in a window of Fluviibacter phosphoraccumulans genomic DNA:
- a CDS encoding DUF192 domain-containing protein — protein MHITYRSVLAVLVLAVAVGSASAADLPVIPLTAGTGALDVEVASNKAQRSLGLMNRTSMPDSRGMLFVYPAPAYFCMWMKNTKIPLSVAFLDAQGRVINIEDMSPQSETNHCTQRHATYALEVNRGWFTRHGVNPGSQIIGLEKSPQGEY, from the coding sequence ATGCACATCACTTATCGTTCTGTTCTTGCTGTATTGGTTTTAGCGGTTGCCGTCGGATCGGCTAGCGCCGCCGATCTGCCCGTGATTCCGCTGACGGCAGGTACAGGGGCGTTGGATGTCGAAGTGGCAAGCAATAAGGCCCAGCGATCTTTGGGATTGATGAATCGCACGTCGATGCCTGATTCACGCGGCATGCTGTTTGTTTATCCGGCACCGGCGTATTTCTGCATGTGGATGAAGAATACGAAGATCCCGCTGTCTGTTGCCTTCCTGGATGCGCAGGGCCGGGTGATTAATATTGAAGACATGTCTCCGCAGTCAGAGACAAATCATTGCACGCAACGCCATGCGACCTATGCCCTGGAAGTGAATCGGGGCTGGTTTACCCGGCATGGTGTCAACCCGGGCAGCCAGATTATCGGTCTGGAAAAATCGCCGCAGGGCGAATACTGA
- a CDS encoding lysophospholipid acyltransferase family protein translates to MSNRVMPLVASCVFRSLALLPLCVLQTLGQGAGWIAWLVAGSFKRRSNENFLRAFPQATLQMQRAAMLSVGQMFLEMPYWWVRRNDRALNRNVAPADWHLFEQALAAGKGVILLSPHMGCFELLGPVYSSHHPSTVLFRPPRMAWLRDWIVNMRTRPTLKMAPANQSGVRSLVRTLLKGQTVGILPDQVPVLGEGVWAPFFGRPAYTMTLVQRLQSLTGAKIFVLGVERLGIGKGYKMHIAPMHEPLSEDPVQAATQMNSAMEAMIRLAPTQYLWGYNRYKQPVA, encoded by the coding sequence ATGTCGAATCGTGTAATGCCTTTAGTGGCATCTTGTGTTTTTAGAAGTCTGGCATTGCTGCCATTGTGTGTACTGCAAACCCTGGGACAAGGGGCTGGCTGGATTGCTTGGTTAGTCGCAGGGTCCTTCAAGCGCCGCTCCAACGAAAACTTTTTACGTGCGTTTCCGCAGGCAACGCTTCAGATGCAGCGAGCGGCCATGCTGTCGGTAGGGCAGATGTTTCTGGAAATGCCTTACTGGTGGGTGCGGCGTAACGACCGTGCATTGAACCGAAACGTGGCGCCAGCCGATTGGCATTTGTTTGAACAGGCGTTGGCAGCGGGCAAAGGCGTGATCTTGCTGTCGCCACACATGGGGTGCTTTGAATTATTGGGCCCCGTTTATAGCTCGCATCACCCATCTACCGTGTTATTCCGTCCACCGCGAATGGCGTGGTTGCGTGACTGGATTGTGAACATGCGCACGCGTCCGACACTTAAAATGGCACCGGCCAATCAGAGTGGTGTCCGCTCTCTGGTCAGGACGTTGCTCAAAGGGCAAACCGTGGGCATATTGCCCGATCAGGTGCCGGTATTGGGTGAGGGTGTTTGGGCGCCGTTCTTCGGGCGGCCGGCTTACACCATGACCTTGGTGCAGCGACTACAAAGCCTGACCGGTGCTAAGATTTTTGTCTTAGGGGTAGAACGTTTAGGCATTGGCAAGGGCTATAAGATGCACATTGCGCCCATGCATGAACCCTTGTCCGAAGACCCGGTGCAGGCGGCCACACAAATGAATAG
- a CDS encoding chorismate--pyruvate lyase family protein, translating to MALRESRKQSRRLQGRSRGSHWHPLGKALKPPVHLRPWLLESGSLTRRLQRHFGKINVRVLHQALGQPYNDEGSGRLPLAVVRAVVLSADDEKPLVVAHSVLPALPRGVLSVMFNKLGKQALGSLLFARRGFVRCQREWAFLDKRHPLYRLTRVQLGGRTPDRVWARRAVFSQSRNPEQSVQVTEVFCIG from the coding sequence ATGGCCCTTCGAGAAAGCCGCAAGCAGTCGCGACGTTTGCAAGGGCGGAGCCGTGGCAGCCACTGGCACCCGTTGGGAAAAGCACTGAAGCCGCCGGTGCATTTACGTCCTTGGCTACTGGAATCCGGTTCGCTGACGCGACGCTTGCAACGCCATTTTGGTAAAATCAATGTCCGCGTATTGCATCAAGCACTGGGTCAACCCTATAACGACGAAGGTTCCGGGCGCTTGCCACTGGCCGTCGTCAGAGCCGTTGTACTGTCGGCCGACGATGAGAAGCCGCTGGTGGTTGCGCACTCGGTGCTACCGGCACTTCCGCGCGGTGTGTTGTCCGTTATGTTCAATAAACTGGGTAAGCAGGCGCTGGGGAGCTTGCTGTTTGCGCGCCGTGGTTTTGTTCGTTGTCAGCGTGAATGGGCGTTTTTAGATAAACGACATCCCCTCTATCGCTTAACCAGAGTCCAGCTAGGTGGGCGTACTCCCGACCGAGTTTGGGCCCGGCGTGCGGTCTTCAGTCAGTCGAGAAATCCCGAGCAATCCGTTCAGGTCACAGAAGTCTTTTGTATCGGGTAG
- a CDS encoding P-II family nitrogen regulator, producing MKQIVAIIKPFKLDEVREGLSEIGVTGLTVTEVRGFGRQKGHTELYRGAEYVVDFLPKVRLEVVVQDDRVEEVLESIIKSARTGKIGDGKIFVLPVDQVVRIRTGEIDDAAI from the coding sequence ATGAAGCAGATCGTTGCCATTATCAAGCCGTTTAAACTCGACGAAGTCCGTGAAGGCCTGTCAGAAATCGGCGTTACAGGTTTGACCGTTACTGAGGTGCGTGGTTTTGGTCGCCAGAAAGGTCACACCGAGCTGTATCGTGGGGCTGAGTATGTGGTGGATTTTCTGCCGAAGGTACGCCTGGAAGTCGTGGTTCAGGATGATCGTGTCGAAGAGGTGCTGGAATCGATCATCAAGTCGGCCCGTACCGGCAAAATTGGTGACGGCAAGATTTTTGTGCTGCCCGTTGATCAGGTCGTGCGCATCCGCACTGGTGAGATCGACGACGCAGCCATCTAA
- a CDS encoding pseudouridine synthase: MPLVAFNKPYGVVSQFTPEGRWQGLSDYLQLPEYRVAGRLDADSEGLLLLTDNGSLQARIAEPRHKLAKCYWAQVEGTPDAAALEHLRAGPVLNDGPTRSCEVAVLPEDIEARCLWPRNPPIRFRKSIPTAWLAITLTEGRNRQVKRMCAAVGLPVLRLVRVSVGGVQLLALNDGQPLALGQSMPVTVEQLNRIT, translated from the coding sequence GTGCCACTCGTTGCTTTTAACAAACCCTACGGGGTAGTCTCCCAGTTCACGCCCGAGGGCCGCTGGCAAGGCTTGTCTGATTACCTGCAACTGCCCGAATATCGGGTGGCGGGTCGGTTGGATGCCGACAGCGAAGGCTTGCTCTTGCTGACGGATAACGGTTCGCTTCAGGCACGTATTGCCGAACCCCGTCATAAGTTGGCTAAATGTTACTGGGCGCAGGTGGAGGGCACGCCCGATGCGGCTGCGCTTGAGCATTTACGTGCCGGCCCCGTGCTGAATGATGGGCCCACCCGATCTTGTGAGGTAGCGGTATTGCCTGAAGACATCGAGGCGCGTTGTTTGTGGCCACGTAACCCCCCCATCCGTTTCCGGAAATCCATACCCACCGCTTGGTTGGCGATAACGCTCACAGAAGGCCGTAATCGCCAGGTCAAGCGGATGTGTGCCGCTGTGGGTTTGCCGGTGCTGCGGCTGGTGCGTGTCTCGGTCGGTGGGGTGCAGCTTTTAGCACTCAATGATGGTCAGCCCTTGGCATTGGGCCAATCCATGCCCGTGACTGTAGAACAACTGAATCGGATCACCTGA